TATTATGTGTGCTGTTTTGAAATTTTGCAAGGACTACAATAGGTAAATTCGCGGTAAccgttaataattattatttaaaaagtttagAATGTTATACCCAATGGCATTGTCCATACTCCATatagtcaggcgtggctcactccgcgatttcgtcgcgtcgctacaagtacacggcccacaccaattttggtgtttagccataatagttgccgcgcaccgctatggaacggacgcctcgcgcttgcgccacctagcggtcatatctgttgtaatagacgcgttttgttagaatgAATCTTCTGTGATATTATCTATGCAAACTTGGAGCACTGTTTacgcagcggcggcggcgcgagccGCAGCGAGGCGATGCAGCTCTTCGTGTTGGACAGCTCCTTGCGCAGGCGCACTATGTCCTGCTCGGCTTGCCGCTTGCGCTGAAACCAGAAAAGGAGCTAAGATTCCTGCTCCTTTGGGAAGAAAGAATATGAGACGGGATAAAAAAATCGAAGCTTAAATGTTATCGTTAGACGACTGAtagtagaatagaatataagtaATAGTTTATTCGTAGGCACACAGAGAATAGACATAATTACATAAAAAGAACAtggtgaaaataaagtgtcacgaaatggccccatctcagcatgttgctggcgacttccagcgctgatattccgatgagaccataaagtgagaaataatcacggaaggtaacagacagaagtaaaggaaagaaacataaaatacaCAAACGGATGCAAAAAAAGAGATACAACATGACGACATAAGTACTAGTGATACTTAAAACAATTGACTGAATGAAAAAGCTGCAGAAGTTGGAATAATCAAGTCTAATCTCCGTTTTTACGtagctatgtatgtatgtgtatgatCTTTGGTGCAGCTTGCGGCTCAACGCAAGATGTCGTTACCGTTAGACATTTTATACAGTTTAACTTTGATTttgatcaaaaaaaaaattatatcaaagAACAAACTCATAGCGTAGTTCAAAGAGTAAAGGGTGACACacactagaccgggccggggccgggccggagcttccggcgcttcgttttctatggaaagcaccacgtgatcaccgatcagccgtcataaaaaattgcatgtcggacgcctcggccctgGCACGGCCCggtttagcgtgagtcatccttaaatggCGTAGTTAAAGCATAGTTTACATACCTTCTGCTCGTTGGCTAGCCTGATCTCAACCTGAGCGACGCGCTGCCGAAGTTCTGCGATGTCACGCATCAAACGCGCAGCCGCTAGTTTGCTGTCAGCCTGCAATATTAAattaaagcatagagaaatataagtaaagaaagagtggtaactccatacatcagttttcttaccaaaacgcgagttacttcgtagtcgacatctgtCAAGGTGGtgaaactatcagtaccgctacttgacacgaGGTGGCATATATTTCGCtattgacgaaaaatgtactactaaaacaatttacaactaatatttatAAGctgaaggagttgaaaatagagttccggttaatccggttataatattagctaaaaattgtcgagcatcAGAGTTTTTGTGTGCCGCTACATCTATTatcaactagcagtactgataatgtccgctacttgacgctagatgtcgactacgaaataactcgcgttttggtaagaaatcTGATGTAGGTATGGAGTTAATTACCACTccttatttacttatatttatctatgattAAAGTCAATAAAAACTTGCTGACCaagttattagggttccgtacctcaaaagaaaaaaacattcCATCACCGCAGGAAATTTAAAGGGTTTGTAGGATACTTACAGCACGGGACGGAGCGTGTTTGGCCACGTTCCTGCTGACGATGTTGGGCAGTTCAGACACCGAGCACGTACTGAAGAGGCTGTCAGAGGGCCCCGCCTTTGCCACACCTTGGATCGCCTGCCCGTAAACCAGAAAGGTTAAAGTACTGTAAATTTCCTCAATAAATATTGCCTAACATACGAAACATTGGATCAcagattaaccttttcgacgccgtgtcaaacacaaaagctgtcacgctgacgccacgtcaccgaagtgtcaaatctgaaattgaactttatgcatatgcacgtatgTCTATGTGGCTCTgtagtctgtgaccgattaatcgatcTTTGGCGTTCAAAAGCTTAATAATTTGTTACTTCGTATTGCATGTCGTGATGTCCTATTAAAGATTAGATATATgcgtttatatttataaattaaaaccaaTGGCTTTTAAGAGTTTCAAGCTATGCCGTAATTGTCATGGTAGGCTAAGACAAGCACCCATAGAATAACCTTtcattcttcctcgcgttatcccggcattttgccacggctcatggaagcctggggtcagcttgacaactaatcccatgatttgacgtaggcactagtttttacgaaagcgactgccatctgaccttccaacccagtggggaaactaggccttattgggattagtccggtttcctcgcgatgttttccttcaccgaaaagcaagtCACCGaaaggtaaatatcaaatatttcgtaaataagttccgaaaaactcattggtacgagcagGGGTTTGAACCtgcaacctccggattgaaagtcgcacgctcttaccgctaggccaccagcgcttttttaagCAGCCATAGTATAACGATTTTAAAAAATAACGCTACCCAAAAAATATCAACATTTGATTAGAGTGGAAAAAAGCTCGAAAAATAAAACTtacgtcatagagaaaaaaatacatagattgctcactccatacatcacttttagtaccaaaaatactattagcatctagcatcgagtagcggaactatcagtactgctacttgacaatagatgtagcagtactgatagttccgctactcgatgctagatgtagacactgaaattaatagtctaactgatgtatggagtgagcactcttgtcttactatatttctctatgcttacgTTTAAAAATGCTATAGGTATATCGCTTTGCAACTTGTGACTCTTCTGAGACTGCTCATAAAACTTttctaaagttttatgaacaCCGCCATCTGTGTTTAGCACACTACAGTCTAAAGTGTACGGTCCTCGCGTGCTGCACCTTTTTTTCAGCAGATAGCGCTTTACAAATTTATATactacaaaaaaaactaaaattagtgATCAGCGCCATCTGTGTTTACGACACTGTACCTGCGCGACCGCGGTCCTGGCGTGCTGCACGTGGTGCGCCTCCTCTTTCAACAGATGGCGCTTTACGTGCTCTATCTCTGCGGTCAGACCCAGCTTTTCTTTTTCGAGACGAAGGTTTGATTGTTTCAACGCCTAGAATTAAACATGATATCGTGTAAAAAACGTTGACTGGAGTCATATAacagtaaaagaaaataaacaagTGCAAAATATTGTAGCCGCCATTTGTCAAAATGTATGCATTAGATcggcggttctcaatcttttttttgacggaacccttttggaaagcgaaatacttgatggaaccctacaatacggtggcggcatagtaaaatgtttcgaggcgactaaagcatagtgttctaaattcttgcggaacccctgcaggggtgtcgcggaaccctagggttccgcggaacacacttagagtatggctgctcTAGATGGCGTTATACGTAAGGCGCAAACGCTGTCGCTTAACATTTAACAACCTATAGTTACCGGTTACCGCATGCTTGGAgtcgtacagcgccatctagttttcCTACGCAAAGTGTTCAAAACTTTTGTCTTAGTCAGtcttagcatagagaaaaaaatacatagattgctcactccatacatcagttttagtaccaaaaagactattagcatctagcatcgagtagtggaactatcagtactgctacttgacaatagatgtagcaccgaccggaaagtcttatgctgttgagataagactttccggtcggtgctacatctattgatagttccgctactcgatgctagatgtagacactgaaattaatagtctgaactgatgtatggagtgagcactcttgtcttactatatttctctatgattaccTTCAACTTTTCCTTCTTCTCAAGATGGCAGTCTTCCACCCGTCTCTTGAGCTTTCTTCTGAGTTCGTCTAGAAGCGTCGAGAGTGTCAGTCTGTTTGACTCAAGCTCTGCGCGCTGCTGCACGATCGTGTTTATTTGGTTCAGCAGCTTTATGCCTGTAATATTTTACAGACATTATACTAAATGACTGTcagttaaattaatattaaataaaaaaaaagtttgcgaGTGGTGCAAATGGCCCGTAGTGTTCGTTTAAATGGGCAAAGTTACAACAAAATGATCATATTGGCAAATGcctatcctcgtgccgcccaccatacaaaattatagccaaggaagtttgaatcttgttgtattttcgattggattgaattttatttccactaaaattttacgagacaaatgaaatgctacctactttctttttaattaaggttgatattccatcgaaactgagtgtacatcctaatgtgcattgggcggcacgaggctatACATTTGTTGGCCGTGGTTGGTGATGCCTACAACGATGTTTCAAGTAGTTTCAACTAAAAACACAGAACAACATGGCACACATTGAGTTAATGAAAGTACAAACTTGAAagtgtacattacatacctagggaggtgaattcgtgaatggtCCAGATCACAGGTGTTTgtgaaccgaaggtgagggccataaatatgcgtctggggctttacgaattaccgcccgtggttttacgtcttgccttggccaggaagtgagattttcttctcgcgtagcgtAGACGTAAAAATATTAATGTACGTTGACATtatgattttaaatttataatttctttaaataggtattttttctgTCCAAGCAAACTTGTAACATTTTTTGGTGCTTATTGTTATTCTAAgcactaaaataaatatgccatttttttattcgtttacaAAAGTTTTCTCCGTGGGCAAAGTTGACAAGTTTTGTTACTCACGCTGTTCATTATGTCGCAAGCGATGCGCGGCCGGCTGGAAGCTGGCGGGGTACTCCGGGCTCGGAGCCCCCGAGTCGTGGTTGGGGTACGCGCTCGGCGCGAACATAGGAGGGCTCGAGTCTGAAGAGTCCTGAGGAAGTTATATAGTtgctatttaaccttttggacgccaatgaccgatatagaatagaatagaatcatTTATTTCGAAGTCAATAGAATCATTTATTAAAAGTCCATAATGTGTTAGTAACATAAATACtaatatatccgcaccgtaggttcaacgccaaagaccgattaatcggtcacagatcacagagcaacatcgacctacgtgcatacctatacataaagttcaacttcagttttgacacttcaatgatgtggcgtctgagcgacagcttttgtgtttgacacggcgtggaaaaggttaatttcattcacacacttttcaCTCCCTCCTCACAACAAGCTTACACATATACAAGTACACACTCCTCTTTCTTTCCTAAATAATTCCTATTCTTTatgtttagtataattataaattttatttctggtaactcgtgatgatcatgacccccgcgatacaggccatgcctagtgtGGGTTCACTGTAACGTGCCTGCTaaacttttattatgaataaaaatatggttattattgttattataatttcaCATTTGTGTCTATTTAGATACGACTGCACAGTGTGTATAGTACACACTATAATGAtatcttaaaaacaattaatccgcccaatagttatttgttttacaaggggccaaagtttttgtttaacccctcgtgctaatatggaatcttgagcgttgcgagggtttcaagcactgacaatccaacctctagactgagcttaggccaattctttcatgaaaccgatgctgccaaaaatacgggggtgcggggggacgaggtgagcgaatcccgtgccgtgattggtccgttcaaagacacggaccaatcacggcacgggattgactcgaagatggagtaacgctaccgtatgtgtggcagagggggtagcgcgactatgctatgtctagaggttggattgtctgtggtttcaaggcacgaggttaaacaatttttgccaccgagtgaaacagtACACAATACTGCTATCTTAAAAACAGATAGgttgcccaaaaattattttattcgcctATTCCAATAAGTTACTTTACTACTAATAGTAGTCgtatattttcatcagataCTAAAGCAAACGAAAATAagtcatatatgtatttattagttttGTATATTCCTAGTTCTTCTATTAACTGATTGTGACTAAAGAACACAAATCCCCTACCGccttgttaaggggcccacagattaacagtccgccgggccgggcgatattggcctgtcagtagttcggaactgtcaccttttgcgtttaactgacaggctgatattgtCCGGCGAACTATCTGTGGGCCAATtagtatgtaaaaaaatgactttgttttcttacaaagatgtgacgttatctatgaaaagggatcttattgtcgatggcgcttacgccattattaaccatgctccgatataaatacaatgccgcgcgacgctgcgcggcgtaagcgccatcgacaataaggtccattcatagataatgccccatatattcaCTTACGAGAGGCTTGTATTTGGGCAGTTCATCGCTGGTGAAGCGCACCGAGTGGTGCGTGGTGCGAGTGAGCTTATGCTGGATGGGGTTTATCGTCTTCatcgccatcttggaatctgcGGGTGGTAGGGCTGGTGCTGCAACACAATGGTAATTTCAGTGGGCaaagttacatttataacaattaaaatttGTGAAAAAGTCATTGTCATATAAGAAGTTTTATCTCAATTATTGACTTCTttttcattgtgtatgtgtactACAAGGGTGTGGGCAAAGTTGTATGAAAACTTCATCAGTCTAATACCAACAACAGTaccattttttttgtacaattaaatatcattagttatttacttatttaaaataaagtaatcTGCTGTTTAGTGCCTACCTGGGATAGAAACGTTATGAAATATATATTGTGGGAAGTATTTAATCTTGACAACTGTTTGAGACCGTGCGAATGATGACATCGATATTGGTAGTTTCCACTTGCATGAGTTGGTTCTATTAACAAACGGAGAATACAACTTCTTCTTTagtatatatgtgacgttatctatgaaaagggaccttgtcggtggcgcttacgccattattaacgatgcgccgatataaatacaatgccgcgcgacgctgtgcggcgtaagcgccatcgacaataaggtcacttttcatagataatgccccatatttagTTTAGGGATTAGAAGTTGGCGAATATCGACGAGTCAAAAGTTGGTTTATTTGTATAGCGTCGAATTAGACAATCTCATTTCAAGCATATAATATCTGACTAATCTGACtaatgagcgtttcttttatttttttgccatttttatatattgtgaccttttttgccacttttgtgttattgctactcggaatcacgagctctgtcgatcctaatgggataaaaaaaggtcccagagtttttttcctattgtgttaccacttcacttcactttgtatggcggtaacaaaaaggaaagcttgaacaatgtatggaaattttaggacacttttttctcctataaggatgaaaagggctcgcgatcctgactagaaataacacaaaagtggcaaaaaaggtcaccatatataaaaatggcaaaaaataaaagacacTAATAGCCAGATAATAGTCGATTGCGGAGTAGTATAATTAAGCTGTAACTCACCACCGCTCCCTGAAGAGGTCGCTTCGCTATGATAAGGTTTCACGTAAACAAGGTCCCATGCAAAtccttatacagggtgtccggAAAAATCCCTTGAAATGAAACCAGGTAAAATATGAGAATGATCACAAAAACTTCACGTTTACACGTTTAGCGGAGGCTACAATTTGGAAATTGTATGAGAAATGTTATGACAGTGTACTTTATTTACtgtatattattgttattagcgtaggtatatttacctacatacagtGCATATTTCAGTACTTACACAATGTGGTTATCATAGGAAGAAAGATGCCTCACcacctaataaaaataaataagttagtaAACCGATTGTGCACTACtgtgaatagaacaaagtgaggcaTTGTGTTATATACATCATACtttcatagtagtttgtttatttataagatttCTGCGCCCTTGCAGGGTCCatattatgtataggtacctacctattattgtgTAATATGTTTGCAATAAATGCTTTTGAAATACATGAATTATAACATTGCCAAACTCTACGGCGTTTTGCATCACCCCGTATCCCTAACGACTCCGTACCAAGTACGGGCGtgtatagtaaaaaataaaatcataacccAACTGTTTTGCCAATATCGCCATTCCGAATGGCACTGAACTGTACGGAACCAGAAGAGAACGTTTATCACAATCGTTATACTTATTCATAACATTATAGTATACCTAaacatcttttatcttatcttatcttaatcacATGCATTGGGCAaagttgtaaatatttatacagGCATGGGCAATGTTACACCAAACCATGGACTAATGACCAAACCCAATGTAGGCTAAAAATGTATAGCGCCTGCAGAAAATCTCATAGCAACGCGAAGGACTTACAGTTTTTGTTtgcaatgaaaaataaataatttaatttccattGGTTCTGCAAATAATACATTGGGGGCCTTGACCCGCGCTGCGGGtttttcctggtgcaaaggctgtccatcgcaattcaacgcggtaacgcagctagtgtgatgggcacctttgcgccgggaGGCCTcattcagtagtttttatattccttgttttattttagatataggatttagggttgttagttttaatttagtattattactgtctttttcaatgaaataaatttggTATTACCTTTGGTccccaataatatttttatttgtcctataataataacgaaatcgtctaacTTTAGGTAACAgttaaatacaaaacaaatcaAGCTAACTTATTTTACTCTTGCATTCCGCCGTCCCCTTTTGACAGCGATTCGGCAAAACTTAAGTTATTAGCTTTTGTCACGCGACCACGCGCGCAGTTACCTAACGATCAAAATGCGACCCTGCCACGAAAACCAAAGTTCGTCAATTgcaggcatttttctctgtcactctaaatacgccttcattggagtaaaggaGAAAAATTCCCGGAAttagcgaatttcggttttcgcggtagcccctctgtcgCTGCCGTGCGTTAGATACCTAATACTGATGGGTACTGGATATGTGGATAACGACCTCATGTCTGCATAGTTAGACCAAAATAAGTCTGTAGGGATTTTGATAGCAAcagcaagtgttattttaaccttttcgacgccgcgccgtgtcaaacacaaaagctgtcacgctgacgccacgtcaccgaagtgtcaaaactgaactttatgcatatacacgtaggtctatgttactctgtggtctgtgacagattaatcggtctttggcgttgaacctacggtgcggatatatcggtcattggcgtccaaaaggttaaacgtcataatttattAGAAGCGACGATTAAAATAGCACTCGCAccgtctgtgctatcaaaatcactgcATTTATCTTGGGCCGACTCTAGAACGCAATTACCGCAAAATCCTTGTTTTTGCCTTGTTACCAATGTTGAGcaccatataaaaaaaaaatgttgagcaTTATTTTTCGTTCGTCGtggcatctattgtcaactagcagtactgataaattcCGCTATTTGACGACTacgaaatatagctggtcaaccaaatcttgtcagtaaaaaaaggcgcgaaattcaaattttctatgggccgatatcccttcgcgcctacatttttcaaatttgccgcctttttctactgtcaagatctggttgtcCAAGTATAACTATGCGTTATGTATgtagttaccactctttctttacgtatattatttctctatggtatggaTGGAGTGGAGTGAGCACTatgcttactatatttctctttggtaattacttaattttcACGAAAAAATCGTAATCTTCCAAATGTTTTTcatggtaataaaataaagtaaaaataaaacaacattgtATGTAACTAAAGTGACAGTTTATTCGCTCTCCTGCGTACGCAGACGCGCGCTAGCATTAGTGACTCGCACGGAGAACTGTTGCGCGCGCGCGACGATGGCGGCGCGCTTCTTGGCGGAGACTGCGTGCGCGATCTCGGCGCAGTACGTGCGGTTCTGCATCATGAGGATCTCGAGCTCGCGCACGTTGTGGACCAGCACCTGGAATGGACACCGGATTAGAGAAATTATCAAGT
The DNA window shown above is from Cydia amplana chromosome 25, ilCydAmpl1.1, whole genome shotgun sequence and carries:
- the LOC134659567 gene encoding uncharacterized protein LOC134659567, translated to MSSFARSQTVVKIKYFPQYIFHNVSIPAPALPPADSKMAMKTINPIQHKLTRTTHHSVRFTSDELPKYKPLDSSDSSPPMFAPSAYPNHDSGAPSPEYPASFQPAAHRLRHNEQRIKLLNQINTIVQQRAELESNRLTLSTLLDELRRKLKRRVEDCHLEKKEKLKALKQSNLRLEKEKLGLTAEIEHVKRHLLKEEAHHVQHARTAVAQAIQGVAKAGPSDSLFSTCSVSELPNIVSRNVAKHAPSRAADSKLAAARLMRDIAELRQRVAQVEIRLANEQKRKRQAEQDIVRLRKELSNTKSCIASLRLAPPPLRKQCSKFA